The following nucleotide sequence is from Pseudomonadota bacterium.
ACCCCTGCGAACGGCAGCATCCATCGATCAACTAGTCGCCATGCATACCGTCCTACGCGCCACCACCATCACCCTGACGGAGCTCCTGCGAGAGCAGTTCGAGACCGACGCCGATCTACGCCTGTGCTTCAACCCCAACGACGGCGGCGACATGGTGGTGACGGCCAACACCCCACCGGAGATGGCGGACGCCAACGAAGCCGGTCTGTCGGTGTGGCTCTACCGCATCGATCGCGACGAGAATCTGGTCAATCAGCCCCGTCCGCGGCCCGCCCAAAACCGCCTGGCCAGGCGCCCCCTGCCTCTGCGCTTGCACTACCTGATGACGCCCATCGTGCCCGGCGAGAAGAGCGGCAACGCAGGGCCTCACCTCGAACAGGCGTTCGTGGGCAAGGTGCTGCAGACCTTTCATGACCTCCCGACCCTGACCGGGGTGCGCCTGCGCGACGACCTCGCCAGCAGCGACGCCAGGATCACCGTGCGTTGGGAGCCGATGGGCCTGGAGGAGATCACCCGTGTCTGGGACGCCCTGGAGGCCTCC
It contains:
- a CDS encoding DUF4255 domain-containing protein is translated as MHTVLRATTITLTELLREQFETDADLRLCFNPNDGGDMVVTANTPPEMADANEAGLSVWLYRIDRDENLVNQPRPRPAQNRLARRPLPLRLHYLMTPIVPGEKSGNAGPHLEQAFVGKVLQTFHDLPTLTGVRLRDDLASSDARITVRWEPMGLEEITRVWDALEASYNLCVSYEVSVLLVDSASESSSVADVTSVDARPGIARPQVPAEAVTP